In Candidatus Auribacterota bacterium, a single window of DNA contains:
- a CDS encoding PilZ domain-containing protein: protein MASTCLGKARAERRRAPRADIKVPLKIKRASDVIEASTKNISASGAYCMLDKFVPLNTKLGVTLLMPKEERGGRGQLKKVQCHGIVVRNQPEREGAAAPHYSTAIFFTDIDQRDKRELSDYVKHRLSPEE from the coding sequence ATGGCGTCCACATGCTTAGGGAAAGCGCGTGCAGAGCGCAGGAGAGCGCCGCGGGCCGACATCAAGGTTCCCCTGAAAATAAAGAGGGCGAGTGATGTCATCGAGGCGAGCACGAAGAACATCAGCGCCTCAGGGGCGTACTGCATGCTTGACAAGTTCGTCCCGCTGAACACCAAACTCGGCGTGACCCTCCTCATGCCAAAAGAAGAAAGGGGAGGCCGTGGGCAGTTGAAAAAAGTGCAATGCCACGGGATTGTGGTGAGGAACCAGCCCGAGCGAGAGGGCGCCGCCGCGCCCCACTACAGCACGGCTATCTTTTTTACCGATATCGACCAGAGAGACAAACGGGAATTGTCCGACTATGTGAAGCACAGGCTGTCTCCGGAAGAGTAG
- a CDS encoding PilZ domain-containing protein: MASTRLGKARAERRRAPRADIKVPLKIKRASDVIEASTKNISASGAYCMLDKFVPLNTKLGVTLLIPKEERGGREQLKKVQCHGIVVRNQPEREGGAAPHYSMAIFFTDIDQRDKRELSDYVQHRLSPEEQKRLARRGGPSMRYDPGEVFSTKSPGEKGFSISSANFRVLGEQINLSKNGIRCQTDRDIPLFREIAVNLVLPPSGKTRGRGETEALQCSAVVVGCERAPKSDRYDMAAYFVGLSKEQKERLGDCIKKFL; encoded by the coding sequence ATGGCGTCCACACGCTTAGGGAAAGCGCGCGCAGAGCGCAGGAGAGCGCCGCGGGCCGACATCAAGGTTCCCCTGAAAATAAAGAGGGCGAGTGATGTCATCGAGGCGAGCACGAAGAACATCAGCGCCTCAGGGGCGTACTGCATGCTCGACAAGTTCGTCCCGCTGAACACCAAACTCGGCGTGACCCTCCTCATACCAAAAGAAGAAAGAGGAGGCCGTGAGCAGTTGAAAAAAGTGCAATGCCACGGGATTGTGGTGAGGAACCAGCCCGAGCGAGAGGGCGGCGCCGCGCCCCACTACAGCATGGCTATCTTTTTTACCGATATCGACCAGAGAGACAAACGGGAATTGTCCGACTATGTGCAGCACAGGCTGTCCCCGGAAGAGCAGAAGAGGCTCGCGCGGAGAGGCGGCCCCTCCATGAGGTACGATCCGGGAGAGGTGTTCTCAACGAAGAGCCCTGGTGAGAAGGGATTCAGCATAAGTTCGGCCAATTTCCGCGTGCTCGGCGAGCAAATCAATCTGAGTAAGAATGGAATACGCTGTCAGACCGACCGCGACATCCCCCTGTTCAGGGAGATCGCGGTGAATCTTGTGCTCCCGCCATCCGGCAAGACCCGCGGCAGGGGAGAGACTGAAGCGCTGCAATGCAGCGCGGTTGTGGTTGGGTGCGAGAGAGCACCCAAGAGTGACCGGTATGACATGGCCGCCTATTTCGTCGGTCTCTCAAAGGAGCAAAAAGAGAGGCTGGGAGACTGCATAAAGAAGTTCTTGTGA